From a single Poecilia reticulata strain Guanapo linkage group LG2, Guppy_female_1.0+MT, whole genome shotgun sequence genomic region:
- the LOC103478297 gene encoding interleukin-1 receptor type 1-like: protein MDVSRLLLSVVMVMSTSDGISGTSDSSCFHLDQDKYKLIKGEAFYYVPFDMDDPNLPDENITWYKNGXEVMNITTDETHRIHYHGGALFLLNISADDAGYYSARHIEPSGECFYYHLEIEVFSETSRENLTYGSIKNSDQNKNIPCPQPVKDTCKTFNGNFTWLKGKKLIPDQHRESLWVNDATKDDEDIYTCICTWTHNHKLYNSSGSRRLFALEKAVFANVKIISPNTTDQLVKKGSSVKLNCTVYCGINAKRDCEATWWINGNPVKQMDGYNETSKLDIKASSKETFFTAILIIAKVSAEDFQKKFQCQGSGFYTANSATLSLKKDESFTFIIVFLVLGVCLILFAAVVVKHFLSVRPYCPPRRCSKGTQC, encoded by the exons ATGGACGTCTCCAGGCTTCTCCTGTCCGTCGTCATGGTGATGTCCACATCTGATGGGATATCAG GAACATCAGATTCTTCCTGCTTTCACCTGGACCAGgataaatataaacttattaAAGGTGAAGCATTTTATTATGTGCCCTTCGACATGGATGACCCCAACCTGCCTGATGAAAACATTACGTGGTACAAAAACGGCMCAGAGGTCATGAATATCACCACAGACGAGACACACAGGATACATTACCATGGAGGAGcgctgtttttattaaacatcagcGCTGATGATGCTGGTTACTATTCTGCCAG GCACATTGAGCCATCAGGTGAATGTTTCTACTATCATCTAGAGATCGAGGTCTTCAGTGAAACAAGTCGAGAGAATCTGACCTATGGATCTATCAAAAACTCTgaccagaacaaaaacattccttGTCCGCAGCCTGTTAAAGacacatgtaaaacatttaacgGGAATTTCACATGGCTCAAG gGCAAGAAACTCATTCCTGATCAACACAGAGAAAGCCTGTGGGTAAATGATGCAACAAAAGACGATGAGGACATCTACACCTGCATATGTACCTGGACTCACAACCACAAGCTGTACAACTCTTCTGGTTCCAGGAGACTTTTTGCTTTAG AGAAAGCTGTTTTTGCAAACGTAAAAATCATCTCTCCAAACACAACGGACCAGCTGGTTAAGAAAG GCTCCAGTGTGAAGCTGAACTGCACTGTTTACTGTGGGATTAATGCAAAACGGGACTGTGAGGCCACATGGTGGATTAATGGAAACCCAGTGAAGCAGATGGACGGATACAATGAGACCAGCAAATT agACATCAAGGCTTCTTCAAAGGAAACGTTCTTCACAGCAATCCTGATCATCGCAAAGGTTTCAGCTGAAGATTTTCAGAAGAAGTTTCAGTGCCAAGGCTCAGGCTTTTATACAGCAAACTCTGCAACTTTATCTCTGAAGAAAGATG AATCCTTCACTttcatcattgtttttcttgttttgggaGTGTGTCTGATCTTGTTCGCCGCTGTGgtggtgaaacattttctgtctgtgaGGCCCTACTGCCCCCCAAGAAGATGCAGTAAAGGTACACAATGCTAA